The genomic DNA ATCTCTTTTGCACAAGAAAACAGGCTCACGCTTATGGCAAAAAAGATTGTCAGATATAAAACTCTCATCTTCACTAGTTTTGGTAAATGTATATGCACTAAAGCCGTGTATCAATAACCTTCGTTCTGAGTCAGGCTCGGGTTTTTATCCAATTGGGTTTGAGGAACAGGAAGTAAGATATTCTTATCATTAACCGTTGCCATCTTAGCCCGGCCTGCATCCCTCGCATTTAACGTATTCATCACGTTGAAGACCTTTCCGGTGCGTAGCAGGTCAAACCAGCGCTGTCCTTCAAATGCCAGTTCAAGGCGTCGTTCTTTCAGTACAGCTTCACGCATCAGATCCGGTGAAGCTTTGGTAGTTGATGACAAACCGGAGAGATTAACTCTGGAACGAATCTGGTCAACCAAAGCAGCGGCTTCTGCCAGGCTGTTTTGCTCCACATAAGCTTCCGCTTTTAAAAGAAGGATATCTGCCAGACGAAGTTTGATAATGCTGTTGTATTTAGAGCGGGTTTTGTACATGAACGGATAATGTGATGACGGATAGTGGTTGCTCCATGACGGTTGCCCCCATACTATCGCTTCATTTTCACGAATAGCATCACCTTCATTATCAAAAGCCTTTATCAGGTCACGGGATGGAGTTATCCATTTGGCCCAGTTATATGTACTACTTGGATCACAAAGGTCAATACCAAACATCCAGGTTACCCAGTTACCGCTACCCTGAGGATATACGATTTCGAAAATGGATTCAGCGGAATTTCTGAGTTTACAATCAGTTTTAGCAGCATTAACGGCAAAGAGGTCGGTGTAAGCAACCAATGACAAGCCGTCTGCCTGTACCTTCGAGCAATAATCAATAACTTTGGCGTAATCACGCATCGGCTTCTCGGCATATACCTTCGCCAACAATGCTCTTGCTACGGT from Parabacteroides sp. FAFU027 includes the following:
- a CDS encoding RagB/SusD family nutrient uptake outer membrane protein; translated protein: MRKVFKHILVLGTVVYSLASCDLNRNPISGFSELTVGQKTDTSSVKYATRAEMLAQYQSMYNSITNSQEGWYLDFLVYTETHADNAYCGTSGSELTSLEQQTQDGTNKNIERDWNSFLGQITTANRIICNIDSVPDPALTSAERVQWKAEARIWRAWMLFDMVRLWGDVPVVTQETPDITSDNIEQIYPLLYPSRQPVAKVYEQIIADLTEGEKNAPNIDAVNKFVLSKTVARALLAKVYAEKPMRDYAKVIDYCSKVQADGLSLVAYTDLFAVNAAKTDCKLRNSAESIFEIVYPQGSGNWVTWMFGIDLCDPSSTYNWAKWITPSRDLIKAFDNEGDAIRENEAIVWGQPSWSNHYPSSHYPFMYKTRSKYNSIIKLRLADILLLKAEAYVEQNSLAEAAALVDQIRSRVNLSGLSSTTKASPDLMREAVLKERRLELAFEGQRWFDLLRTGKVFNVMNTLNARDAGRAKMATVNDKNILLPVPQTQLDKNPSLTQNEGY